A window of Castanea sativa cultivar Marrone di Chiusa Pesio chromosome 8, ASM4071231v1 genomic DNA:
TTCCTACTATGGATGTAGGCTATAATTAAGGCAACGCCACGTAGTAGCTGGCACTatttacttttttctctctcaatctctcaattaTTCAACAACTTTCATTTGGATTTACTAAAAATGGAGTATTCGCCACAACTAGGATTAATTAACCATTCCCATTAATATGGCGCTGGTAGACAATAATACTATTGGGAGTTTATTAAGACCAAAATCTTTTGGGAGAGCAACAGAGACAATTCcctgtaattttttatttttagcgaACAGCTTGTGGAGATTCTCCTAGGAGAAAGGCTGAGAAAAATGCCAATGATTCGCTTGGTTTGAAGCTAGGTACTGCATGGCCAGCTCCTTTAAATGTTGCAAACGTAAGTCCCTTGTATTGTTGGAACCAACCACTGACCTGAATCAAATACCATTCCATTCCATATTGATTAGTACTGAAAGgtacaaaaagaaaatcctGTTAATATCACTATTACAACCATGAATTTTGTACTGCATCAAATAGCGAGCTCATATTTTAAGTACTCTAAGCACGCTTTAATGGAACTCAACTTGTAAATCCAGCACTTACGAATAATTCTTACTATACGTAGGTTGCAAAGTGATGTCACAAGAATAAAGAGCGTTCAATGGAAAACAGGAAAGTGTCAGATTTGCACTCTCTTTGTGAAACACTCTAGTTTTCGTCTTTGTCCCAAGATATAGACTGTGTACTAGTGGAGTATCAGAATACCTTAAGGACTTCTTAAATAAGAAAACATCGTTTCACTTGCAGATGTAACTCTATATGCACAATATTCATATTTTCACACCTAGTATCCACATCTTTTAAGAATGTTCACATTTAACACGCAATACTGCTGATACTTATGGTAAGTGTACAGATTTGAGATAACCAATGGCcaaatacttttaaataattGCTAATAAAATAGAGTTGTATATTAAGATAAGATACTATCTATGTCGGGATTagttataaaaatgaaaaataaaaattatattgtaatgTAGTAATTTCCATATTCTGAATCCAGATAATTACCTGCTTCTTGTGGTACCAAGGCCTCCATGCATTAGTAATGGGTAGTCTCAGGACATTTAAGCTGTATCTTGTAGACAGTACAGGAACTCTTCCATCTGTGTCTCCACTGAGCCACCCACAAAGGAATACCATAagattgataaatatattatcatCACAATCTCTAGAAAATAATATACGGTAGTTACGAAACTTATACCTGTAGACCCATATTCTAACTCCTGCTGTAATTAGCTTCTTGTATATAGGAAGGACAGATGGATTTGTGTATGTCCAATTGTTAAATATAGTCGTACTACagccaaaattttagaaaaaattgttcAGTTTGTATcatgaaaatcaaattaaaaaaatttcttggccGCTTCTTTTTATTAGAAAGTTAAAGACTTGCTTCAAGTTTCTTTGAGATCAGGGAACTTCAAACAAAGGCAAACGGAACATTAACAATTAGTAGAAAATGCATTACTTGCAGATGCTCCAGTTCTTTAGCTGGTGACCATCACTAACATGTAGAGCCTTCTGAACATCAGGTCTGTTGTAGAATGTCTTAGCATAGTTATCAAGGCATGGATCGTAACCACCCAAGATTCTTGGCATCTGTTAAACAAAATCCATCACCATCATCTATTTATTCGATCAACTCGCAACACTTTAAATGAAATTAATGTGCGACATTGGAGACAATCAATATAGAGAATCATATATTATTAGGGGCAAAGTTTGCTTCAAACAAATTTTTCCTTACATGATTAGAATTAGATTAAATAAGGCTCTTATGGTATGgttcaaataattttatatgatGTGACGACACTCTATACATGATTAGATTCgaagaataaattattaattaattattgccTAACATGTATATAAACCAAATTATTAAAGTTGGAACCTGAATCTGTTCATGAGATCAATTATACATAGACAATACTATAAGTGAGGTAAGCACTCTATActttcatttcaaaatgaaaTGATGATTAGTGCCTCTTGATTTTATAGAAGAGTATTTTCCCTTGTACATAAATTGATTTCCAATAAACTCTAAAATGAAATATGTATTATTCCTTACCATATTAGTTGTGCGCTTCATCATGAATTGCATTGAATTGTTATCTGCATCAGTTGAATTGACAGTACAGGTTGAGGTGTAGAGGCTATAGATATCAATCTCCTTATACTGTCTAAATAATTCATCAACGCCAACAGTACAATCTTTGTTGCTCCACGTATCATTAGCGTCAAAATCACAGGTTGATTTGATTATGTTATGAGTCTCATCTGATATCACAGCATGACTCCATGCATAATCCACTAGACCTCTCCAGTCGTCAGCATCAGATGTTTCGGGATTACCCAACTGTACTTTGAGAAAGGGATTAGTTGTTTGCTTTTGTTACTGGAACAATGGGATGCATTATATATTATGTTCcctaactaaattaaaaaatgttgggGGCCACAGTTTGGTTTCCTATAACCACTC
This region includes:
- the LOC142608378 gene encoding serine carboxypeptidase-like 31, with the translated sequence MDFASKMKVLHTVALFLLLSMEPVVCFRQWKWSSGTSGKKITSEGNGDLVTGGLPGQTDVNFKHYAGYVTVNETKGRALFYWFYEATTRADEKPLVLWLNGGPGCSSVGYGATQEIGPFLVDKDGNSLKSNPYSWNREANMLFLDSPIGVGFSYTNTTSDYIGLGDVLTASDTYIFLHKWFLKFSSYRTRTIYIAGESYAGKYIPELADLILDKNKDPSLYIDLKGILLGNPETSDADDWRGLVDYAWSHAVISDETHNIIKSTCDFDANDTWSNKDCTVGVDELFRQYKEIDIYSLYTSTCTVNSTDADNNSMQFMMKRTTNMMPRILGGYDPCLDNYAKTFYNRPDVQKALHVSDGHQLKNWSICNTTIFNNWTYTNPSVLPIYKKLITAGVRIWVYSGDTDGRVPVLSTRYSLNVLRLPITNAWRPWYHKKQVSGWFQQYKGLTFATFKGAGHAVPSFKPSESLAFFSAFLLGESPQAVR